A window of the Arachis duranensis cultivar V14167 chromosome 5, aradu.V14167.gnm2.J7QH, whole genome shotgun sequence genome harbors these coding sequences:
- the LOC107490268 gene encoding uncharacterized protein LOC107490268 yields MVLTSISIISSSPSLPSNSDSPSTSTPTRTRPFRSSFKQQSLIWFPTRKPFSSFSSTFPVSSSASASSQVLHEDGSPEQFLNNNSIADFMRFKRGVDGGSGELQTAVVSYRKKFPWNLLRPFLQVDLVSTIHIADEEYFLALQKELESYDCVLYEMVTSREALENRRNPTASKRLRSSRRGFNILGCIQRQMARILTLDFQLDCLNYQAANWYHADLDYETFKLLQLEKGESLFSFARDMTLKSTKAILQPSIPEDLDPLRSKLLWASRVLPMPLVGLLIIGGVCADVGSQASDYPEIEALSRLDFGAAMKVFLAKRLTSEFTQVTADVEEKSVIIGERNKVAVDTLRAAMDEGHNRIAILYGGGHMPDLGRRLREEFDLVPSSVQWITAWSIRKRDLNTSSFPFLKAMAEASGWPLNRYQTLALLIFSSVLALDLWFWELFFGTAVNWVAETGSEILRYIDSSQLI; encoded by the exons ATGGTGCTAACTTCAATCTCCAtaatctcttcttcaccttcactGCCTTCAAACTCGGATTCACCTTCCACTTCCACTCCCACCCGAACAAGACCCTTCCGCTCCTCTTTCAAACAACAGAGTCTTATTTGGTTCCCAACAAGAAAACccttttcatcattctcttcCACCTTCCCAGTCTCTTCCTCCGCCTCTGCTTCAAGCCAAGTCCTCCACGAAGATGGGTCACCGGAACAGTTCCTAAACAACAATTCCATCGCGGATTTCATGAGGTTCAAGCGTGGTGTTGATGGTGGCAGTGGTGAGCTTCAAACAGCTGTTGTCAGCTACAGAAAGAAGTTCCCTTGGAACCTCTTGCGCCCTTTCCTTCAG GTTGATTTGGTTTCCACAATTCACATCGCTGATGAAGA GTATTTTCTGGCCCTCCAGAAGGAACTTGAATCATATGATTGTGTCCTCTATGAAATGGTGACTAGCAGGGAAGCTTTAGAGAACAGAAGAAACCCTACTGCTTCAAAAAGGTTAAGAAGTTCACGCAGGGGTTTTAACATTTTGGGATGCATCCAACGCCAAATGGCTCGAATCCTTACGCTTGATTTTCAATTAGACTGCCTCAATTACCAGGCTGCCAATTGGTACCATGCAGATCTTGATTATGAGACCTTCAAATTACTTCAG TTAGAAAAAGGTGAAAgcttattttcttttgcaagaGACATGACCCTCAAATCTACAAAGGCAATATTGCAGCCTTCTATCCCGGAAGATCTCGACCCATTGAGATCCAAGCTTTTATGGGCTTCACGTGTACTTCCGATGCCACTTGTTGGCCTTCTCATCATTGGAGGCGTTTGTGCTGATGTAGGAAGTCAAGCATCAGATTATCCCGAAATCGAGGCATTGTCAAGGCTTGACTTTGGTGCTGCAATGAAGGTCTTCCTTGCAAAGAGACTAACATCTGA GTTCACACAGGTGACAGCAGATGTGGAGGAGAAATCAGTCATAATTGGTGAGCGAAACAAGGTCGCAGTAGATACCCTTAGAGCCGCAATGGATGAGGGACACAATAGGATCGCAATTCTTTATGGAGGCGGTCACATGCCGGATTTAGGGAGGAGACTAAGGGAAGAGTTTGATTTAGTGCCATCTAGTGTGCAATGGATAACAGCATGGTCCATAAGGAAAAGGGACCTAAACACTAGTTCATTTCCATTTCTGAAGGCAATGGCAGAAGCCTCAGGCTGGCCGTTGAACCGCTATCAGACGTTGGCATTGCTCATCTTTTCATCAGTGTTAGCATTGGATCTGTGGTTTTGGGAGCTATTCTTTGGCACTGCAGTGAATTGGGTTGCTGAAACTGGCTCTGAAATACTGAGGTACATTGATAGTTCACAGCTCATATGA